The nucleotide sequence CCATAAACTTTTTCCTCTCCCACTTCCTCTCCTCTTTCAAGGACTTGTGGGCGTAGGGAATTAACCTTGCAGCTGCCAACATCATTCCCATAGTGTGTTCGGTTGCAGCTAGAGTGTTCCCCGTCGGAGCGTTAACTACGAGGATTCCCCTCCTTGAAGCTGCCTCAAGGTCTATGTTGTCAACTCCAACTCCTGCCCTTCCAACGACCTTTAACTTCTTTCCCCTCTCAAGGAGCTCCTCAGTAACGGGAGTTCCGCTCCTTGTTATAAGGGCGTGGTACTCAGGGATAATTTCAAGGATTCTGTCAAAGTTCCTAAAGAGCTCCGGGTCGTAGGTAACTTCAACGTCGGGCTGTTTCTTAAGGAGCTCTATTCCCGGCTCTGCTATGTGCTCGGTTATAAGAACTTTAAACTTTTCCATACTTTACCTCCAAATCTCCTTGTGGTTGGAGATTATACACCCCTCAAACTGCACTAAAGAGAAACCTTAGAAGATTTGTAGCGTAGGAACCTGAAGGGAGGAAAAACTTTAGAAGGTAAGAACCTTTATTAACCTCTTCAATTTCAAAATCCTTAGGCTTTACAAAGGTTTTCCTTTTAAAGGAATGGAAGTAATCTGAAAGGTGAAATAGGGACTTCCTATCAACTCCGATTTGGCTAATTAAAGAATCGTAGAGGTCCAGTTTAGGGGTGAAAGCGGGGAGCTCCACAGGAACAGAAACACTTTCAAGGGGATAGTACAGGTAACCGAGTTTATACTTAAACTTAACTAAATTGGGAGTTTTTCCTTTAATTAAATCCGATAGAAGCCTATTAAAGAGGTAAGACTGGAAGACGTTTAACTGAAACTCAATCTCTTCCTTCGGAACCAGCTTTAGGGCTTCTTCAAAACTTCCGCCCCTTGAAAGGAAATCTGAAACCTTCCTCCTCCAGCCTCTAAAAAGGGAAGAGGCCTCCTTAAACTTCCCCTGAATGAATAACTTCTTTGCCCTCCTTGAGAGGGAGCTCTCCCAGCCTGCAGGAGCAAAGAGGGAAACAAGTGCACACTTTGGGCCCTTTAGGAGCTCCTGAACGAAGAACCTTCCACCCCTAACCGGTGTAAACCTCTGTTCTCCGTAGTAGTTAGGAATTCCTACATCCTCTAAAACCCTAAACCTCTCCTCAGGAACTTTCCTTACTCCCCTCACTAAAACTTCAAACCTGTTTCCCTCTATCAACTCCTTCGGAGGTCTATCAAGGTAACCTACAAAACAGAGCCTAAGGTTCTCATCTTTAATTTCCTTTAATTTTAAAGGTCTCCTAACAGCAATAAACTGAGTAGTTTCAGCGTTCTTATCCTTTAGACCGCCGTAGAGGATCTCCTTAGGAGAAACTCGGGAGAGTTTTGCAACTCTCCCTATGGCCTCCTTCGTCTCAATTCCCCTTTTAAAGAGGGTGTAGTACCTGTACTTTCCATCCCTTTTGGAGGGCTTTTCTTTTAAAACCTCAAATACTTTAAAGTCACCAGGTTTACTCTTAACTTTCAAAGTATCTCCCAAATCGGTTAAGATTAGAGAAAATCTATACTAAAGTAGGAGGAAGGATGAAGGTTTACCTAATCGTATTTTCTCCAAACTGTGCAGAGGGAACCTTTATGTTTGCAGAGGAGCTTGAGTTTATAAACGACGCCCACGTTAAAGCTTCCGGCTACTTCTCATACAAAGAGGATATCTCCGAGTACAGAAGGCTGAAAGAGGAAGGGGCAAAGAGGAGAACCCTGATAATTCCCCAGAGCTCCTACAACTTCATTGAAGAGCTTGAAGTTTAAACTGGGGGTAGAGGGCATATAATATAGGGGAACCTATTTGGGAAAACAGATGGTTCTCCACCCCGTTTTAGTCCTTGACAAGACTTACTATCCGGTGGCCATTTTCAGCCATAAGAAAGCCTTTCTCCTGGAGCTCCTAAACAAGTGCGAGGTCCTTGAACACTACCAAAACGTCTTTCTTACATCTCCCTCAATGAAGTACCTGGCTCCCCTAACTATCAGGATTCCAGTCCTCCTTCGCCACTGGCAAACTTCAGCTCCAACCAGGAGAGCAATCTTCATAAGGGACAACTTTACCTGTGCTTACTGTGGAAAACTCGTAAAGGACAACGAGGCAACAATAGATCACATTATCCCTAAAAGTAGGGGAGGAAAGTGGAGCTGGGAGAACCTGGTAACCTGCTGCTCTGAGTGTAACCAGAAAAAAGGTGGAAGGACTCCTCAAGAGGCCGGAATGAAGCTCATGTTTAAGCCTAAAAGACCCTCAAACTTTCAGATTGACCTTAACAGGTGGAAGAAGAGGTTTAACCAGGAGTTCTTGGGAGCTCTAAGTCGATTTGGAGTTAACTGGAAGGAGAAAATAGGGTAGAGGCAAAAGCCCCTACCTCTCTATCCAGTAGTTTGGAGCTTCCTTTGTAATAATGACGTCGTGAACGTGGGACTCTTTGAGACCTGCAGAGGTAATCTTTACAAACCTTGCCTTCTTCCTCATCTCCTCAATGTTAGCTGCACCGCAGTATCCCATACCAGCCCTTAAACCGCCGACCAGCTGGTGAATCGTATCTGCAAGGGGTCCCCTGTACGGAACCATTCCCTCTATTCCCTCGGGAACCAGCTTCTTCTCCTCAACGTCGCTCTGGAAGTACCTATCCTTACTTCCCTTCTTCATTGCCCCAAGGGATCCCATTCCCCTGTAAACTTTGTAACTCCTTCCCTGGTAGAGGATTAGCTCACCGGGGCTCTCCTTAGTTCCTGCAAACAGACTTCCAATCATTACAACCCTTGCACCTGCCCCTATGGCCTTTGCTATGTCGCCGGAGAACTTAATTCCACCGTCGGCAATTATTGAGATATCGTACTTATCAGCAACCTCTGCACACTGGGCAACGGCGGTAAGCTGGGGAACTCCAACTCCTGCAACGACCCTAGTTGTACAGATTGAACCGGGACCGATTCCAACCTTAACAGCATCGGCTCCAGCCTTTATGAGGGCTTCTGTCCCTTCAGGAGTTGCAACGTTTCCAGCGATAACGTCAACGTCAGGATAGAGACCTTTAATCTTCTCTACCATCTGAATAACGCCCTTTGAGTGGCCGTGGGCAGTATCAATAACTATAACGTCAACTCCAGCTTCTATTAGAGCCTCGGCCCTCCTTAGAGCCTCGTCTCCGACTCCAATTGCAGCTCCTACCATTAAACGGCCAAGCTCATCCTTACAGGCATTTGGGTACTTCTCCCTCTTCTCTATATCCTTAATAGTTATTAAGCCCTTGAGGTAACCTTTCTCATCAACAACCGGCAACTTCTCAATCTTGTACTTGTGGAGGATCTCCTTTGCCTCTTCAAGCGTAGTCCCTACAGGAACGGTTTTAAGGTTTTCCCTGGTCATAACTTCTGAGATCTTCTTTGAAAAGTCCTTTACGAACCTTATATCCCTGTTAGTTATTATTCCTACAAGCTTCCCTTCATCATCAACAACGGGAAGGCCTGAAATCTTGTACTTCCTCATGAGGGCTTCAGCTTCCGCTATCGTCTGTTCAGGCTTTACGGTTACAGGCTTAACTATCATCCCGCTTTCGCTTCTCTTTACCCTGTCAACCTCCTCAGCCTGCTCCTCAATAGTCATGTTCTTATGGATAATCCCGATTCCCCCTTCCCTGGCAATTGCAATTGCCAGTTCAGACTCAGTAACCGTGTCCATAGCGGCACTCATTATGGGGATATTGAGGGTTATTTTCTTAGTGAGCTTAGTCCTAACGTCAACCTGAGTTGGAAGAACTTCAGAGTAGTTTGGAACCAGGAGAACGTCGTCAAAAGTAAGGGCTTCCTTCACCTCTTTGCCAAGCATATTTTCCTCCTTGAAAACTTTAGGGAATTATAGTTTTGCTGATAGAATTGGGCAAGTACATTTGGAGGTGAAAGTTGGCTGAGAATAAGCTCTGGGGCGGAAGGTTTAAAGAGGGTACGAACGAGCTCGTTGAGGAGTTTACAGAGTCCGTCTCCTACGATAAGCGTCTTGCTCCCTACGACATAGCAGGAAGTGTAGCCCACGTTAAGATGCTTGAAAAGCAGGGAATTTTAACCTCCGAAGAGGCCGATAAGATAATCAAAGGCCTGAACGAGATTTTAGAAGAGATAGAGAGAGGAGAGTTTAAGTGGAAGAAGGAACTTGAAGACGTCCACATGAACATTGAAAAAAGGTTAACCGATAAGGTAGGACCGGTCGGAGGGAAGCTCCACACGGGCCGCTCAAGGAACGACCAAGTTGCAACTGACGTCCGCCTCTACGTAAGGAAGGAGATTAAGGAGATTTTGGACCTCCTTAAAGGTCTGAGGAGGGCCTTTGTAAAGCAGGCTGAGGAAAACCTGGGAGTAATAATGCCCGGGTATACCCACCTACAGATAGCCCAGCCTGTCCTCTACTCCCACCACATGCTCGCCTACTACCAGATGTTCAAGAGGGACGCAGAGAGGTTTGAGGATACCCTAAAGAGGGTTAACGTTTCTCCCCTTGGCTCTGCAGCCTTAGCAGGAACGAGCTATCCACTTGATAGGGAGTTTACGGCAAAGCTACTCGGTTTTAGCCAGGTTACGAGGAACAGCATGGACGCTGTAAGCGACAGGGACTTTGTGGCTGAGACCATATTTGACTGTGCAATGGTCATGATGCACCTTTCAAGGCTCTCAGAGGAGTTAATCCTCTGGTCAACCCAGGAGTTCAACTTTATAGAGCTCCCCGACGCTTTCTGCACAGGAAGTTCAATAATGCCCCAGAAGAAAAACCCAGACGTTTCAGAGCTTACAAGAGGAAAGACTGGAAGGGTTTACGGAGACTTAGTCTCAATTCTAACTACCCTTAAAGGCCTTCCCCTTACCTACAACAGGGACCTTCAGGAAGACAAAGAGCCTCTCTTTGATGCAATAGATACGGTAAAGATCGCCCTTAAGGTCAACACACTCATAGTTGAGGGAATGAAGCCGAAGGCAGAGAGGATGAGGCAGCAGGCATCAAAGGGCTTCTCCCTTGCAACCGATCTTGCAGACTACCTGGCAAAGAAGGGAGTTCCCTTCAGAGAGGCCCACAGGATAGTCGGCCAGCTTGTAGCCTACTGTTTAGACAAAGGTAAAGACCTAAGCCAGTTAACTGTTAATGAGTTTAAAAAATTCTCAGATAAGTTTGAAGAAGACGTTTTGGACCTAATGAGTCTTGAAGGTTCGGTAGCAAGTAGGAAAGTAATAGGGGGAACCTCCCCCGAAAGGGTTAAAGAGGAAATAGAGAGAATTAAAGAGGAAGAGGGATTTTAGGAGGTAGATATGGTAAGTTTTGAACCGGAGTTCTTCCTTAAGCGCAACAGGGATATAGATGAAGTTACCCTAAGGGCAATAGCAAGGGAGGTGAGGAAGGACATCCTAAAGATGACTTCAAACGCTCAATCAGGTCACCCGGGCGGAGCAATGTCTGCAACAGACATAATAGTTACCCTCTACTACTACAAAATGAGGCATAACCCGTTAAACCCTAAGTGGGAAGAGAGGGACAGGTTCGTCCTCTCAAAGGGACACGTCTGTCCTGCCCTCTACTCGGTTTTAGCCAGAACAGGTTACTTCCCCCTTGAGAAGTTGATGGAGTTTAGAAAGGTTGACGGGGACCTTCAGGGACACCCGGACATGCATAAGACTCCGGGAATTGAGATAAGCACTGGTAGTTTAGGCCACGGAATCGGTGCAGCAGTTGGAATGGCAATAGGCCTTAAACTCTCAGGCTCAGACAGTAAAGTCTACTGTATGATTGGAGACGGAGAGGCCCAGGAAGGAAGCGTGTGGGAAGCCTCAATGGCAGCCTCCCACTACAACTTAAACAACCTGGTTGTAATACTTGACAACAACAACCTCCAGATAGACGGCCCTGTTGACGAGGTCATGTCAATCTACCCTGCAGCTGAAAAGTGGAAGGCCTTCGGCTGGAACGTGATGGAGATAAACGGACACGACTTTAAAGAGATAAAGGAAGCCCTTGACAGGGCAGATGAGTCAAAGTTTAAACCGACAATGATTATCGCGAAAACTGTAAAGGGTAAGGGAGTCTCCTTTATGGAAAACAGGGCTGAGTGGCACGGAAAGGCTCTACCTCCTGACCTACTCAAAGAGGCCCTAAAAGAGCTGGGAGAGATTATCTAAGGAGGAAACAATGGAAAAGGTGAGTTTAAGGGACGCTTACGGAGAAACCCTCGTTGAGCTTGGAGAGAAGGACGAAAGGATTGTCGTTTTAGATGCAGACCTTTCCGGTTCAACAAAAACTGCAAAGTTTGCAAAGCGCTTCCCCGATAGGTTTTTCAATATGGGAATTGCAGAGACAAACATGATGAACGCGGCTGCAGGGCTTGCTACAACTGGAAAAATTCCGTTTGTCAGTACCTTTGCAATCTTTGGAACCGGAAGGGCTTGGGAGGCAGTAAGGCAAACCATCTGCTACCCGAACCTTAACGTTAAGATAGTGTGCACCCACGGAGGAATCACCGTAGGAGAGGACGGGGCTACCCACCAGGCCCTTGAGGACGTTGCAAATATGAGGAACATTCCCAACATGAGAGTGATCGTTCCTGCAGATGACGTTGAAACCAGAGCGGTAATAAAGAAGATAGCCTACACCGACGGGCCGTTCTACGTGAGGCTTTCAAGGGAAAAGTTTCCAAGGATATTTGATGAGGAGACTTTCAGGTTTGAAGTTGGAAAGGGACACGTTTTAAAGGAGGGAGAGGACGTTACTGTAATCTCAAACGGAGTTATGACCTCCTTTGCTCTCCTTGCAGCCACAGAGCTTGAAAGGGAGGGCATCTCAGTTGAAGTTATACACATGTCTTCAGTTAAGCCTATAGACGCAGAGCTTATAGTAAAATCGGCACAGAAGACAAAGGCAGTAGTAACTGCAGAAGAACACTCAATAGTAGGCGGACTCGGTTCAGCAGTTGCAGAGGTTTTAGTTGAAAACTACCCGGTTTCCATGGAAAGGCTCGGAACACCTGACGTATTCGGTAGGTCGGGGAAAGGTTGGGAGCTCCTTCACTACTTCGGCCTTGACGATAAAGGGATAATTGAAAAGGTTAAAAAAGTCCTTGAGAGGAAGAGAAGATGAAAAAAGGTTTTAAGACCTCTCTTTTAGCAGTTCTCCTGTTCACTTTTCTAGCTTTGGTAGGTAAGAGCTCCATTTCTGCCGTTATGAAGGAGCAAAACACCCAGCAGGAGGAACTCAAGTACATAAGGCTCTTTATGGAAGCCTACCAGCTGGTAAAGGAGAAGTACGTAGAGGAGAAGAAGCCTAAGGAGCTCTATGAGGGGGCTATTCAGGGAATGCTGAACAAACTTGACCCCCACTCAAACCTCTTCACACCCGACCAGCTGAAGGAGTTTCAGGTTGAAACAAGCGGTGAGTTTGGAGGGCTTGGAATCCAGATAACGAAGACTAAGGACGGAAAACTAATGATCATTGCCCCTATTGAGGATACACCGGCCTACAAGGCCGGCCTTAAACCGGGAGACATAATAGTAAAGATTGAGGACAAGGAAGTTACCCCCGACATGACTCTAATGGAAGCTGTAAAGCTAATGAGGGGTAAGCCCGGAACGAAGATTACAATCTGGGTCTGGAGGAAGGGCTGGCCGGAGCCTAAGCCATTCACAATAACAAGGGCAATAATCAAGATTAAGAGCGTTAAGTACAGAATCCTCCAGGGAGACATCGGATACATAAGGTTTACAATGTTCCAGAGGAACTCGGTAGACGAGTTTAAGAAAGCCCTTGAGGAAATTAGGAAGGATAAGAAACTTCAAGGAATAATAGTTGACGTGAGGAACAACCCCGGAGGCCTCCTTGACTCTGCAGTTGCGATAAGCGACTACTTCCTGCCAAAGGGAGCTCTCATCGTCTACACTAAGGGAAGGATTCCTGAAAGTATCAAAAAGTACTACTCGCTCCACGACCCGATAATTCCTACGGACGTTCCAGTAGTAATGCTCGTAAACGGAGGAACTGCAAGCGCTGCAGAGATTCTAACCGGGGCCCTCAGGTATAACAACAGGGCAGTAGTAGTTGGAGAAAAGACCTTCGGTAAAGGATCAGTTCAGACCCTCTACCCTCTGGACATGGGATACGCCGTGAAGATAACGACAGCCAAGTACTACATGCCAAACCACAAGTGCATTGACGGTAAGGGGATCATCCCCGACATAGAGGTTAAGCTCTCTAAGGAGGACATAGAGAAGTTAAAGAAGGAATTTAAAGAGATTGAGGAACACCCCGAGAAGACTGAAGAGATCAGGAAGGAGAGGGAGAAGAGGTTAGACAACCAGATTAAGAGGGCGATTGAAGCTATTAAAGAGTACCACCTCTTTAAGGCTTTAGAGGTTAAGAAGGAGAAGAAGGCAGCATGATATACACCCTCCACGGCTGGAGTTTCAGTAGGGAGGTCTGGAGGGGAACGCCCTTTGAGCGTGCAGTTCACCTGGAGCTCCCCGGCCACGGGGAGTCTCCATTTAAATCAACAAATCTAGAAGAGCTCTCAGACGAAATCTCTGAAAAACTCAAACCAAACTCTACTCTGGTTGGATGGTCGCTGGGAGCAACGGTCTCAATCCTTATAGCATACAGACACCCTGAAAAGGTTAGAGAACTCATACTCTACGCACCGACCACTTCATTTACTGGATTATCCCAACCTGAAGTCGTCGTTAAAAGGTTCCTTAAAAGGTTAAGGAGAGACTTTAAAGGGGGAGTAAACTTCTTCAGGGAAATCTCCTCTAGAAGGAGAGAAAAGGTTCCTCCTCTAAATCCCGAAGTCGGTATAGAGCTCCTAAAAAACTTTACCCAATTTAACTGTAACGGCTTAGTTGGAAAACTGAAAGTTCCCATCAAAATTCTGGTGGGAGACAAGGACGAGATAACAAAAATAGAAGGAGCCTACAGGGTCTTTGAAAGGGCCCCTCGCTCACAGCTTAAAGTAGTTCCTGAAGAGGATCACTTAACTATTTTGCAATATGCTATATAATTAATCTTACGTGAATTTAAAGGAGGGTTACCATGGCTACAAAGAGCTTCAGCGACGGTCTTGCTAAAAGCCTTGGAATAGGAGCAACAATAGTTGGCCTCTATATGATGGTAATGTTCTCCCTCTTACCTCTCGGAATATTCTCCCAGCTCCTTGACCTTAAACACTACTTGGGCCTAAAGTTCAGCCTGGCAGCTGTATTCTCACTCATAACCTTTACGTACTACGTTAAATACGTAAAACGCCTTAAACTCCCCCCGATTGTCTGGGGATTTGGAACAATGATTTCAATAATAATGTCAGGAGTCCTCTTCGTTGTTGTTGTTGATATTGTTCTAAAAATAGCCGGCCTAGAGTAAGCAAAAACTAAAAATGGACATAAAACAGCTTGAAGTATTTGCAAAGGTTTTTGAGAACAGGAGCTTCTCAAAAGCCGCTAAACAGCTCGGCCTCTCCCAGCCTACGGTAAGTACCCACATTCAACACCTAGAGGATTCTCTAGGTAAGAAGCTCTTTGATAGGCTGGGCAGAAGAGTAGTTCCTACTGAAGAGGCAAAGATACTCTACAAACACGCAGTTGAGATACTAAAGAAGAGAGACGAAGCCCTTGCAGAACTCCTCTCCCTTGACAGCTCAAAGGTTTCAGGAAAAGTGAGAATTGCAGCAAGTAACATTCCGGGGGATTACCTAATCCCCCACCTCCTAATAAAACTCAAAGAACTCCTTCCAGAAGTGACTTTCCAGGTCGAAATCTACGACTCAAGTAAGGTATTAAACCTCCTAAGAGAGAACATTCCAAACTTTGACTTAGGGTTCGTCGGCCTTGAAGTGTTTGACCCTAAATTTGAAGTAAAGAAAGTCCACAACGACGAAATCGTCCTAATCTCCCCTCCCTACTTTAAAAGGGACTCAATTACTCTTGAAGAGCTACTAAAACTTCCCCTCATTTTCAGGGAGGAGGACTCTGGAACGAGGAAAACTGTTGAGAAAGCACTGAGAAAGGCCGGAATTCCGGCGGCCAAATTAAACGTAATTGCCTACCTTGGAAGTAATACGGCGATAAAGGAGGCAGTAAAAAGGGGAGCCGGCTTTGGCCTCGTATCAAGGTACTCGGTTAAGGACGAGGTTGAGTGCAAAAAGGTAAAAGTAGTAGAAATTAGAGGCCTTTCAATAAGAAGGTGCTTTTTCGCCGTTAAGAGAAACGACATCACTCCCATTCCTGCAGTAAGAACCATATGGGATAAACTGGAAAAGCTGTTTAAGAACAGAAACGGAGAGTGTTAAGGGCGTCCTTATAGATGGGCTGGTCAATAAACTTGCCCTTGTAAGTTATCCCTCCTTTCCCCCCCTTCAGGGCTCTTTCGTAGAGCTCAACTATCTCCTTTGCTTCCTCTACCTCTTCCTCAGAGGGAGAGAAAACTTCAAGGGCAATCTTTGACTGCCTTACAGAGATTGCCATCTTTCCGCAAAAACCAAGCTCCCTCTCAAACTCTGCTTCTCTCTTAAAACCTTCAAGGTCCTGATAGTCCTGATAGGCAGGACCTATTGGACAGACCCCAGCTAGACGGCACTCTAAGGAAAACTTTTCCCTTAAGTAAGAACCCAACCTCTCACCCTGAAATTTCTGAGAAACTCCAAGCTCTGCAAACAGATCAAGAATCCCAAGGTAAGCTGCATCTATCCTCTCTGAGGCCGAAAGGATCTCCTTCAGGTTTGAAATCGCCTGAGGAGTCTCTATTGAAAGCTGAACTCTTATGAACCCCTCCTCAACTCCCCTGCTCCTTTCAAAGGAGGAGATTAACCTGTCAAGGGTAACAACGTCCTCTGGAGAACGAACTTTACTAATCCTGATAGCGTGAGGAAGAGCAGGAAGAATTTGATAAACGTCCTCAAAGAAGTAGGGAGAATCAATCGGGTTTACTCTAACAACAACCTCCTTCTCCCCTAAAAGGGGCGTGTTCAATAGGAACTTCCTCAAAAATATCCTTCCAAACTCCTTTCTAGTATCACTTACTCCGTCCTCTAAGTTAAAAATGATTACGTCAGCTTCTCTGCTGAGGGCTTTTTTAACGTGCTCCAACCTATCGGCTGAGACGATTAGAGCAGACCTTTTAAATGGGTTCTGAACTTCTCTCCTCTCAGGTTTACCTTCCGGAAAGTCTAAGAGCTCCTTAAAACTTCTCTTCCCCTCCAAAACTTCCTGAGAGACCTTAAAGAGTTCTTCAACCATTTTCCTCCCCCTTACAGAGGTTATCCTCAATCATCCTGTACTGGTCAATATCAAACTCAAAGAGGCCGATAAGGGCTGCAGGGAGGAGAAAGAACTTCGGAACCTCAAATACAGGCCTTTTTATTCGGAGCTCTTTAAGGACTTCCCTAAAGAGTTCTCCCATACTCATTACCCTCTCTCCGCAGAGCTCAAAAGTTCCGCTAAGTTTACACTCAACCCTTCCTTAACGGCCTCAACAACCCTTTCAACCCTAACCGGCTGAACCTTCATCCTTGGAGCAAAGATAACCGGAAGGAACCTTGAAAGCCTCTTAAGATCATCGTAGAGCTTCTGTCCTTTCCCCAGAACTATTGAAGGCCTAAGTATAAGGTAGGGAATTCCAGAACTCCTTACTAACTCTTCGGCTTCCCACTTAGTCCTGTGGTAGATGGAGGGAGCTCCTTTCCTAGTCCCAAGTGCAGAAATCTGAATAAACTTCCTTACTCCAAACTCCTTTGCTAGTTCAACTAAACTCCCTGTAAACTCAACGTGGGCTTCCCCATAAGTTGTTCCTTTAGTTTCCTTGAGAATACCAACGGTATTAATAACAACATCAGGCCGTTCAACTTCAAAGGCCCTCCTTAAATCTGATGGATGGTAAACAGGGAATGGATAGGCCAACTCTTTCCTTGAGACCAAAATGAGTGGGTATTCTTTTGAAAGTTCCCTTACTATATGGCCGGCTATAAAACCAGAGGCTCCTGTTATTAAGACTCTTTTACTCATAGGAGAAGTTTAACAAAAGGGGCAAAAGCCCCCAAAATTACTTAAAGGCGTAGTTTAGGCCGACAAAGAGGGCCCTTCCCATAGTGTTGTACCCGTAGGCAAGCTGGTAGTCCTCATCTGTAAGGTTAATACCTTTGGCGTAGAGCTCAAGGCCTCCCTTAAACTCGTAGGAGACGTAACAGTTAACAGTTGTAAACCCTCCAAGGGTTTTACCGTTTGAATCTTCCCTGTCTGAGTAGTGGAGGGCCCATAGGGAAGTTTTAACTCCCTTAAATTTCCCCTCAACTCCTACCGTATAGCTGAATTCAGGCCTCCTTGCAAGCTTCTCCCA is from Thermovibrio guaymasensis and encodes:
- the truD gene encoding tRNA pseudouridine(13) synthase TruD: MKVKSKPGDFKVFEVLKEKPSKRDGKYRYYTLFKRGIETKEAIGRVAKLSRVSPKEILYGGLKDKNAETTQFIAVRRPLKLKEIKDENLRLCFVGYLDRPPKELIEGNRFEVLVRGVRKVPEERFRVLEDVGIPNYYGEQRFTPVRGGRFFVQELLKGPKCALVSLFAPAGWESSLSRRAKKLFIQGKFKEASSLFRGWRRKVSDFLSRGGSFEEALKLVPKEEIEFQLNVFQSYLFNRLLSDLIKGKTPNLVKFKYKLGYLYYPLESVSVPVELPAFTPKLDLYDSLISQIGVDRKSLFHLSDYFHSFKRKTFVKPKDFEIEEVNKGSYLLKFFLPSGSYATNLLRFLFSAV
- a CDS encoding HNH endonuclease yields the protein MGKQMVLHPVLVLDKTYYPVAIFSHKKAFLLELLNKCEVLEHYQNVFLTSPSMKYLAPLTIRIPVLLRHWQTSAPTRRAIFIRDNFTCAYCGKLVKDNEATIDHIIPKSRGGKWSWENLVTCCSECNQKKGGRTPQEAGMKLMFKPKRPSNFQIDLNRWKKRFNQEFLGALSRFGVNWKEKIG
- the guaB gene encoding IMP dehydrogenase translates to MLGKEVKEALTFDDVLLVPNYSEVLPTQVDVRTKLTKKITLNIPIMSAAMDTVTESELAIAIAREGGIGIIHKNMTIEEQAEEVDRVKRSESGMIVKPVTVKPEQTIAEAEALMRKYKISGLPVVDDEGKLVGIITNRDIRFVKDFSKKISEVMTRENLKTVPVGTTLEEAKEILHKYKIEKLPVVDEKGYLKGLITIKDIEKREKYPNACKDELGRLMVGAAIGVGDEALRRAEALIEAGVDVIVIDTAHGHSKGVIQMVEKIKGLYPDVDVIAGNVATPEGTEALIKAGADAVKVGIGPGSICTTRVVAGVGVPQLTAVAQCAEVADKYDISIIADGGIKFSGDIAKAIGAGARVVMIGSLFAGTKESPGELILYQGRSYKVYRGMGSLGAMKKGSKDRYFQSDVEEKKLVPEGIEGMVPYRGPLADTIHQLVGGLRAGMGYCGAANIEEMRKKARFVKITSAGLKESHVHDVIITKEAPNYWIER
- the argH gene encoding argininosuccinate lyase, whose product is MAENKLWGGRFKEGTNELVEEFTESVSYDKRLAPYDIAGSVAHVKMLEKQGILTSEEADKIIKGLNEILEEIERGEFKWKKELEDVHMNIEKRLTDKVGPVGGKLHTGRSRNDQVATDVRLYVRKEIKEILDLLKGLRRAFVKQAEENLGVIMPGYTHLQIAQPVLYSHHMLAYYQMFKRDAERFEDTLKRVNVSPLGSAALAGTSYPLDREFTAKLLGFSQVTRNSMDAVSDRDFVAETIFDCAMVMMHLSRLSEELILWSTQEFNFIELPDAFCTGSSIMPQKKNPDVSELTRGKTGRVYGDLVSILTTLKGLPLTYNRDLQEDKEPLFDAIDTVKIALKVNTLIVEGMKPKAERMRQQASKGFSLATDLADYLAKKGVPFREAHRIVGQLVAYCLDKGKDLSQLTVNEFKKFSDKFEEDVLDLMSLEGSVASRKVIGGTSPERVKEEIERIKEEEGF
- a CDS encoding transketolase encodes the protein MVSFEPEFFLKRNRDIDEVTLRAIAREVRKDILKMTSNAQSGHPGGAMSATDIIVTLYYYKMRHNPLNPKWEERDRFVLSKGHVCPALYSVLARTGYFPLEKLMEFRKVDGDLQGHPDMHKTPGIEISTGSLGHGIGAAVGMAIGLKLSGSDSKVYCMIGDGEAQEGSVWEASMAASHYNLNNLVVILDNNNLQIDGPVDEVMSIYPAAEKWKAFGWNVMEINGHDFKEIKEALDRADESKFKPTMIIAKTVKGKGVSFMENRAEWHGKALPPDLLKEALKELGEII
- a CDS encoding transketolase family protein, producing the protein MEKVSLRDAYGETLVELGEKDERIVVLDADLSGSTKTAKFAKRFPDRFFNMGIAETNMMNAAAGLATTGKIPFVSTFAIFGTGRAWEAVRQTICYPNLNVKIVCTHGGITVGEDGATHQALEDVANMRNIPNMRVIVPADDVETRAVIKKIAYTDGPFYVRLSREKFPRIFDEETFRFEVGKGHVLKEGEDVTVISNGVMTSFALLAATELEREGISVEVIHMSSVKPIDAELIVKSAQKTKAVVTAEEHSIVGGLGSAVAEVLVENYPVSMERLGTPDVFGRSGKGWELLHYFGLDDKGIIEKVKKVLERKRR
- a CDS encoding S41 family peptidase; this translates as MKKGFKTSLLAVLLFTFLALVGKSSISAVMKEQNTQQEELKYIRLFMEAYQLVKEKYVEEKKPKELYEGAIQGMLNKLDPHSNLFTPDQLKEFQVETSGEFGGLGIQITKTKDGKLMIIAPIEDTPAYKAGLKPGDIIVKIEDKEVTPDMTLMEAVKLMRGKPGTKITIWVWRKGWPEPKPFTITRAIIKIKSVKYRILQGDIGYIRFTMFQRNSVDEFKKALEEIRKDKKLQGIIVDVRNNPGGLLDSAVAISDYFLPKGALIVYTKGRIPESIKKYYSLHDPIIPTDVPVVMLVNGGTASAAEILTGALRYNNRAVVVGEKTFGKGSVQTLYPLDMGYAVKITTAKYYMPNHKCIDGKGIIPDIEVKLSKEDIEKLKKEFKEIEEHPEKTEEIRKEREKRLDNQIKRAIEAIKEYHLFKALEVKKEKKAA
- a CDS encoding alpha/beta fold hydrolase, which encodes MIYTLHGWSFSREVWRGTPFERAVHLELPGHGESPFKSTNLEELSDEISEKLKPNSTLVGWSLGATVSILIAYRHPEKVRELILYAPTTSFTGLSQPEVVVKRFLKRLRRDFKGGVNFFREISSRRREKVPPLNPEVGIELLKNFTQFNCNGLVGKLKVPIKILVGDKDEITKIEGAYRVFERAPRSQLKVVPEEDHLTILQYAI
- a CDS encoding selenium metabolism-associated LysR family transcriptional regulator, with the protein product MDIKQLEVFAKVFENRSFSKAAKQLGLSQPTVSTHIQHLEDSLGKKLFDRLGRRVVPTEEAKILYKHAVEILKKRDEALAELLSLDSSKVSGKVRIAASNIPGDYLIPHLLIKLKELLPEVTFQVEIYDSSKVLNLLRENIPNFDLGFVGLEVFDPKFEVKKVHNDEIVLISPPYFKRDSITLEELLKLPLIFREEDSGTRKTVEKALRKAGIPAAKLNVIAYLGSNTAIKEAVKRGAGFGLVSRYSVKDEVECKKVKVVEIRGLSIRRCFFAVKRNDITPIPAVRTIWDKLEKLFKNRNGEC